A single region of the Gracilibacillus caseinilyticus genome encodes:
- a CDS encoding phage tail protein: MTRFTIDSNKPIPELELSLHRPDGTQIENLTDAYDRTGTFKFGDFKELEITIPKYVHRKHQKVKYKPFELARDKYLVKATYGNMFSEYLIVTKIKKSKSAMPVKQLSLKSRQYELNNKIIRTVESGSRTVDELINIAVTSTNWTLDHVDTEFLNQKRSFDETKITSLNLLYKIAESFGGVLSFDTFNRTVSIYTPENMQYDYGLSASYGKYIKSLEDQTDAESVITRLYVYGKDGLSISDVQPTGNEYIEDFSHYLKGYEVDNNGNVISSSPYMSDGLCQAIIDYNNLIQSKQAEYDSLIEERQPFMEQLNPLLDDMEELQEEYEKILDDIDTAKANEEDTNELINNLNNKQSEIDDKQVEIYAIEEEMSDIQDAIETIHNELSEENNFTSEQLKEKEIFVVEDVWEDNRYTVVEELYNAAVKKLNANKEPQRELKFSLIQFLKVIDAQNDWDRIGLGYVFRADYEPLDVEFKSIISEMKIGFDSNSLDLTVSNVVYSDSKEKFAELIYNNAVSTSNKLNKNESKWNESSEKTTELDKMMQENIELTNKKIVAGADQSVTVDRRGIKIRNPKNEEEVIILQSGVIALSEDGSETWGTALDAKGIRAEKILGRLLAGENLVIENDGGTVRIDEDGIDVINGNIAIINNDGQSRVIINPIDGIRIQKNDGNAWVDSFFADESGDLSISGNFYVNGGEVNWSNVNKPTYTSDDIDALPADSPKISKLSDTGQYTGNVTPSQVESGSFGNKTFTDGTFNDSEINNSDISNSNIENNESIDNITYLMHLFSDEFHLENVDNNTYTTVKPGLITIADSNNNLELKPDGVYVNGVKEV; this comes from the coding sequence TTGACTAGATTTACAATCGATAGTAATAAGCCAATACCTGAATTAGAGTTGTCTTTGCATAGACCCGATGGCACTCAGATAGAAAATTTAACTGATGCCTATGATCGTACAGGAACGTTTAAATTTGGCGATTTTAAAGAGTTAGAAATAACTATTCCTAAATATGTACACAGAAAACATCAAAAAGTTAAATATAAACCGTTTGAGTTAGCTAGAGATAAATACTTGGTTAAAGCTACATATGGCAATATGTTCTCGGAATACTTGATTGTTACTAAAATAAAGAAATCTAAGAGTGCTATGCCTGTTAAGCAACTATCACTAAAATCAAGGCAATATGAGTTAAACAATAAAATTATTCGTACTGTTGAAAGTGGATCAAGAACAGTAGACGAATTAATTAATATTGCTGTTACTAGTACAAATTGGACTTTAGATCATGTTGATACTGAGTTTTTAAATCAGAAAAGGTCATTTGACGAAACTAAAATTACCTCTTTGAATCTGTTGTATAAAATCGCAGAATCATTTGGCGGTGTTTTGAGTTTTGATACGTTTAATAGAACGGTTAGCATTTATACTCCAGAGAATATGCAATATGATTATGGTTTAAGTGCTTCATATGGTAAATATATTAAGTCACTCGAAGATCAGACAGATGCTGAAAGTGTAATTACAAGGTTATATGTATACGGCAAAGATGGTCTTAGTATTAGTGATGTTCAACCAACTGGTAATGAATATATAGAGGATTTTAGCCATTATTTGAAAGGTTATGAGGTAGACAATAACGGAAATGTGATTAGTTCATCTCCTTATATGTCAGATGGATTATGTCAAGCAATTATTGATTATAATAATTTAATTCAAAGCAAACAAGCTGAATATGATTCTTTAATTGAAGAGAGACAACCATTTATGGAGCAATTGAATCCATTGTTAGATGACATGGAAGAGTTACAAGAAGAGTATGAGAAGATACTTGATGATATTGATACAGCTAAAGCTAATGAAGAAGACACAAATGAATTGATTAATAACCTTAATAATAAGCAAAGTGAAATTGATGATAAACAAGTTGAAATTTATGCTATAGAAGAAGAAATGTCTGATATTCAAGATGCTATTGAGACTATACATAATGAGTTATCTGAAGAAAATAATTTTACTTCTGAACAATTAAAAGAAAAAGAAATCTTTGTTGTAGAAGATGTTTGGGAAGATAATCGTTATACAGTCGTTGAAGAGTTATATAATGCTGCTGTTAAGAAATTAAATGCAAACAAAGAACCTCAAAGAGAATTAAAATTTAGCTTAATTCAATTTCTGAAAGTGATTGATGCCCAAAACGATTGGGATAGGATTGGTCTAGGGTATGTTTTTCGTGCTGATTATGAACCGTTGGATGTGGAATTTAAATCTATAATTAGTGAAATGAAAATTGGGTTTGATAGCAATAGTCTTGATCTTACTGTATCCAATGTAGTTTATAGCGATTCCAAAGAAAAGTTTGCAGAATTAATATATAATAATGCAGTTTCTACTTCAAACAAATTAAATAAAAATGAAAGCAAATGGAATGAATCTTCAGAAAAAACAACAGAGTTAGATAAAATGATGCAAGAAAATATTGAACTTACCAATAAAAAGATAGTTGCTGGAGCAGATCAAAGTGTTACGGTTGATAGACGTGGGATTAAAATAAGAAATCCTAAAAATGAAGAAGAAGTAATTATTTTGCAAAGTGGTGTAATTGCATTATCTGAGGATGGATCTGAAACATGGGGAACAGCTCTAGATGCAAAAGGAATACGAGCAGAGAAAATACTTGGTCGCTTACTAGCTGGTGAAAATTTGGTAATAGAGAATGATGGTGGCACGGTGAGAATAGATGAAGATGGTATCGATGTCATCAATGGCAATATTGCCATAATAAATAATGATGGTCAGAGCCGTGTAATCATAAATCCAATTGACGGAATACGGATTCAAAAAAATGATGGTAATGCTTGGGTCGACTCATTTTTTGCAGATGAGTCAGGAGATCTGTCTATTAGTGGAAATTTCTATGTTAACGGTGGCGAGGTGAATTGGTCGAATGTGAATAAGCCAACGTATACGAGTGATGACATCGATGCATTACCTGCTGACTCACCTAAGATAAGTAAGCTATCTGATACAGGTCAATATACTGGTAATGTAACACCATCACAAGTTGAAAGTGGTAGTTTTGGGAATAAAACTTTTACAGATGGAACGTTCAATGACTCAGAGATTAATAATTCTGATATTAGTAATTCTAACATTGAAAATAACGAATCCATTGATAATATTACTTATTTGATGCATCTTTTTAGTGATGAGTTTCACTTAGAGAACGTTGATAATAATACATATACGACAGTAAAGCCAGGATTAATTACTATAGCTGATAGTAATAATAATTTGGAGTTAAAGCCTGATGGTGTTTATGTGAACGGTGTTAAAGAAGTGTAA
- a CDS encoding DUF5677 domain-containing protein codes for MKILKKVLKEANESVEKVIVKSIGENNQEFDFPEAITLGLFEDMVKKIESMILLIENKQDASIDTIARSVMENYVYLKVLLSDNNELLAQSYFVSKKYKEFKLYEMIKMPGKKGNEIRRLLDNPNIDEMDNEANILNEDDLKEKYPDVFNKRFINQKWYNIDGKTKNFEQLCKKQGLQAEYEIMYKLLSNEVHSMDALKRWEFEENQVHMVYSNKGLTMHIHMVGLFLLETIRRLYEFYGLKEDLNTFNTLIRVNYLISKKYK; via the coding sequence ATGAAAATACTTAAAAAGGTTCTTAAAGAAGCAAATGAATCTGTAGAAAAAGTAATTGTTAAATCTATAGGTGAAAATAATCAAGAATTTGATTTTCCTGAAGCTATAACATTAGGTTTATTTGAAGATATGGTTAAAAAAATTGAATCTATGATTCTGTTAATTGAAAACAAACAAGATGCTTCAATAGATACAATAGCTAGAAGTGTAATGGAAAATTATGTTTACTTAAAAGTGTTATTATCGGATAATAATGAATTGTTAGCTCAATCTTACTTTGTTTCCAAAAAGTATAAAGAGTTCAAGCTTTACGAGATGATTAAAATGCCCGGCAAAAAAGGAAATGAGATAAGAAGATTATTGGATAATCCAAATATTGATGAAATGGATAATGAAGCAAATATTCTCAACGAAGATGATTTAAAAGAAAAATATCCCGATGTTTTCAACAAGAGGTTTATAAATCAAAAGTGGTACAATATAGATGGAAAAACAAAAAACTTTGAACAATTGTGTAAAAAACAAGGTTTACAAGCAGAGTATGAAATTATGTATAAGCTTTTATCTAATGAAGTACATTCAATGGATGCTTTAAAACGTTGGGAATTTGAAGAAAATCAGGTTCATATGGTTTATAGTAATAAAGGTTTGACCATGCACATACACATGGTTGGATTATTTTTATTAGAAACAATCAGAAGATTATATGAATTTTATGGGCTAAAAGAAGATCTAAATACTTTCAATACTTTAATTAGAGTGAATTATTTAATTTCAAAAAAATATAAATAA
- a CDS encoding RusA family crossover junction endodeoxyribonuclease translates to MTTEFFMPFKKVPSVTHQQKQVHVVNGKPIFYEPEGLKVARAKLMAHLGQHVPKQQYKHSVRLMVKWCFPITGKHQDGEYKYTRPDTDNLQKLLKDCMTDCGYWKDDALVVSEIVEKFWAQMPGIYIKIEAI, encoded by the coding sequence ATGACGACTGAGTTTTTTATGCCATTTAAAAAAGTACCTTCAGTGACTCATCAACAAAAGCAAGTTCACGTGGTAAATGGTAAACCGATATTTTACGAGCCAGAAGGGTTAAAGGTAGCACGAGCGAAATTAATGGCACATCTAGGACAACATGTTCCTAAGCAACAGTATAAGCATTCAGTGCGATTGATGGTGAAGTGGTGCTTCCCTATTACTGGGAAGCATCAAGATGGCGAATATAAATATACACGACCAGATACTGATAACCTCCAGAAATTATTAAAGGACTGTATGACAGATTGTGGATATTGGAAAGATGATGCGTTAGTAGTTTCAGAGATTGTAGAAAAGTTTTGGGCACAGATGCCAGGCATTTATATAAAGATCGAGGCGATTTGA
- a CDS encoding transcriptional regulator translates to MQELQITKTTFKKVESEWFNYYKTLREIKLLEESILHPFDEDPADPTILKGVNSVRIPGNPTERTATRLTTHKQLNYLREIKNAIEMVFNSLPLEYKHFVRCKYWSYEKNHGFRLHKNVV, encoded by the coding sequence ATGCAAGAATTACAAATCACCAAGACCACATTTAAAAAGGTTGAATCTGAATGGTTTAATTATTATAAAACGTTGAGGGAAATAAAGTTGTTAGAAGAATCTATTCTTCACCCATTTGATGAGGATCCAGCTGATCCAACAATTCTTAAGGGTGTAAATTCTGTACGAATACCAGGTAATCCAACAGAACGAACTGCAACAAGACTTACAACTCATAAGCAGTTAAACTATTTGAGGGAAATAAAAAATGCAATTGAAATGGTTTTCAATAGTTTACCTTTAGAATATAAGCATTTTGTTAGGTGTAAGTATTGGTCGTACGAAAAAAATCATGGATTCAGATTGCACAAGAATGTAGTCTGA